The window CAAATGGAACATCATACCTAAACAGAGGTAGGGGCATTCAACGCCATGTGCCCCCTACATATAATAATGATTCATCATCTGCCCCCTGGTGGTTTACCAACAAATCACAGCCATGTGAGTCAAAGTATAAACGCAAAGACTACCTGCCACCAAATGAATTGGAACTCGAGTACCCAACAATTATTGGATATTTTCCAAAATGTCTTCAGCATTACAAAACAAGTGCAGTTGGATGTTGGAGATTGTAAGGATTAGAAACAAATGGCCAGCCATATGGTCCATATTCcatcatttgtatttattcaaaTGCCAAACTATTGGAAAATGTCTATAAGTTATGACCCTATACACCTTCAAGCCAAGCTTCCACAATTTTCACACTGCAGAACATTCATTAAAGGTTTCAGAAAGAAGagcctttttataattattaatataattaataaacaggatttatatagtgccaacatattacgcagcgctgtacattaaataggagttgcaaatgacaaacaaatgtgGACAGTTCTTTTCTGTCCCACTCTGGACCTCTTCCCACTGGCGTGTTGTGTTATTGCAAGTTTCTATGCCACACAcataggactctatttataaattattcccccagccgAATTTTCTGAAATTCACTTTTGGTGAATTCTTTGGTCTTATCTCTCTACAGgactcctattaaaacaatgactcgttctgccacctagtggccagtaaccaaaagtgcacagctgttacaatagaaaagaaaatcattttatgaGAAAATTGAAGAGGGAATAATTGATAAATAAAGCTGCCAGACATACATTGAGTTAGCATTCATTCTCAATTCTGCTGTGCATTGCCttgtgttgcactttaaaaaacaaagcatgcTCAATTTTTGGTGCAGTGTCTAGCCATAGTGCAATGAAGACCAACATGAATGGCATATAATGGAAACATGATCTTAACTTAGAAATGATTCGATCGGTCTGGGCATTTTTAAACAGTTGCTGAACACTTACCGTGAGTTTGAGGGAATCCTTCTCGTATGGACTTGGAGTGAAGTCAGTGTGGACCTTTGCTTTCCCGCAGAATGGCCCGGTATATGGGGGTGGGAGGTTTTCTATGTTGATGCTGTCTCTGTTGCTGTAGGTGTAAGATGGGCTGTACAATTCACTGCCTGCAAACAGAACAATGTGAAACATCAATGCAAAATTATACCAATGTCAGTATAAAGTGGACCCCCGTGCCCACCGAATGTCCCAGGGCTGCACCCTGCTTCCTCCTTGGTCTATCACCATTGGTGCACTTTGGGCAAAGCCATACTCATGCCATTCTGTCCATTTCCTTTGAGTCCAGCTTGGCATGTACGCTCCTTTCATGGGACAATTCATTCCACTGGCTGGGCTCACAGAACTCTGGAGCTCACACATCATAAACAAGAACAAccataaaaaagaggaaaactaaGCAATACAGACAATAAAAGAAGAACACTGCTTGTTGTATCATTGCAATGCCATGCATGTAGCCTGTCACGGACATGTCTATATTTGGCCTCTTTAAAATGCATATAGGCAGCTTTTAAAATGCAAGCAAGCCCACATTGTTTTCCAGATTGGAATCTCCATCATCTTGTTGGAGAAGATCCATAGGCACACATTGCACACTCACCGGTGGAGGTCTGTCTGCTGACTGATGTGTGCTGATTGTCTTCCAGATCAGAGAGTTTACCAGGTAAGCTCCCATCCAAACTGCTATCCAAAGAAGTGGGCGACAACGACCCCGGCTCCCCTGTATCCCCCTACGGAATACACAAATAGAAGGTTAAAAGGCGACTCCATCCACACAGCTTCAGACTTCAAATACATAAATGtgcaaactgcaaaaatattCCATGTGAATCAGCCGTCATAACCCAGATAGGTGACACCACTTCTGCAGCTTTTCAGCTTATGGTGTCACCTGCATGCCCATTGGACCATGTAAAGGAGATATCACAGAGCTGGGGTTCTCCCAGGACCTACACCTTCCTAAGATCTTCTCCTCTAGCCCCCAGTGTCCGaaacatagagcctgatttattaaagctctccaaggctacaaatgatacacttttatcagtgaagctgggtgatccagcaaacccagaatggatctggtccaggattcaagatatttgctagcaaataccattccaggtttgctggatcacccagcttcactgatgaaagtgtattctctccagccttggggagctttcataagtCAGCCCCATAGAGGGCACTGGGGGCAGATAATATAAGATACATTaaatggccactttattaggccCCCATGCAAATTCACGGTGAATCCTGTGGCTGCAGTCTTTTATACAAAGCATGCAAACATGGAGAAACCATCCTGCAATACCACGAATAATAATCTCTCACCATCTCATCCGCCATGGCTTTCATCATCATCTTTCCGCTTTTCCTGTTCATTGTCCGTGATATTACCGCCCGCCATTTCTTGCCTAGCTTTGCTGCTTTAGTTTTCCCTTCTTCGTTTGTGTGCGTGTTCTCATCTTCAGGGATCTGgaactgtacaaaaaatgtcaattCTGGAAGAATCAAGGAGCTGCTCACTGCTTAAAGGGGAACATTTGAAAGTCAAAGTTTTTGTGAATTTTGAATCTGGTTTCTGTGTCTCCGCTTGGAGAATTTGCCCAGGATTTTCTCCTGGTGTCACTGGGACTGCAAGTAATAAGAAAATCCAAAGTCTGGCaaaacaggaacagaaaaaaaatcgaCCAAAGGAACATTTGTTTCAGTGATGACTGTATAAGTTCATTCCTGTGATAATGCATAGAATAACACAACATGTAGCAATGTACCAGACACGTTGGTGGTCTGGGTGCCACCAAATGCACCTAAAAGCACACAGCTCTGCAATACATTGCCATGCACGTGACTTCTGCTGTGGTgcattagaatgaaatatctgcgCAATGCATGGCAACACATGCACGCATTTTGAAAGAAACACCATACACAGCCATAGTGAGGATGAGTTCGGGTTCACATTTGTGCAGCACCACACAGTAAAAGTTGGAGTTCTGCCCAACTCACCTTCCAGCCAACCCAAGGTGCATTGCATTTGTTGGGCAAACACTGCCAGTTTTAGAGGGAGGCACAATGGGCAATTCCAAAGGCATTCTCTAGAATGAAGGAAGGGTACAGGCCACTGGAATTCTTTGCATTTGGGGACCCAAATTCCAATTTCCCAATGTATGTACCCAATTTGCCCAAGGACACATTGCCTAAGACCACCctcaatgcaaatgtaaaaacgTTTACATCTTCTTCTTTAGAGGACAGTATAGATAGGAATTTGGCAATAAAGAGAATTTGCTCACACTTCCTGTgattaaaaggcaaaaaagataTGAGATGCTCTTTATTGAAGTTGATAAATGCACCCTGGGCACAGAATCTGATCTGACGTCACTCTGCATGTCAATACTTCATCACCCCTTTCCCCATCTTTAGACGTCTGGTGGATTATGAAAGAGGCGATTCTGCAATCCTACGTCTGACAATTATTGGCGTCACTGATATCTCATGAGAATAAGAGGAAGACTTAGCAAGTTCCCCCACCTAACAGAACGTAATCTGCCTAAAGACCAAAATCTTTAATCAATATCTGGTGATTGTGCCATAGAGATTCTTAAAGCACTTTCTGTTTAATGGTGACACCTTGTGTATGTCTACAAGCTGTTggcattgtcaccttgtcacatagGCTTCCAAAGGAGATGCCAAGCAGCTGTGCCAACATGGATGGTCCATAATGGCAGGAAACCAGAGCTGGAGTGCAGTTATTAataatgaagggaactacaaagagatgcagcagaagaatataaaacaaatgaaatataatttgtccGTGCATTTGCTAATTAATAAGACACAGATGATATGTAAGCGGATCATTTTCTCCTTTTCCCTGACCCCACTTTAATCTCGGTATACCAAAGTCTCTCTTTGAGTCATCAAATCTAAAAATGGatttaaatgtatcaaaatttACAGATAACATTTTCCTACAGCACATTACTGTCACCTGAtataaaaaagaaggcaaattaaaaaaaaaaaagaggaactgaAGCCAAATATAATTTCTGATGAAATATGTGACAAGTCAACCATTTGTGACGTATTTCAGTAAATTGTAAAACCgcataaacatgaaaaaagccagaaaacagagagagcttcttcttttattttttagttagttCATTAGGGGAATAGAGGTATAAGCTGATTGGCTAGCGTGGGCAATGGTGATAGttctcaataaataataaataataataataattaacctctgttttcattattatatatcataaaatgtattttttaggtaaagtaaGGGAATTTGGTATGAGCCTCTTGCAGTCTCTTTATAGCAAAGCTCCGATAGGGTAAGGGAACAGCATTAGGAGTAGCCAATCAAGTGTGCTGCAGTGCGAGGGATTTGCTGATAAGTGGAGAGAGCAAAGTGAGAGGTGAGTTTagcagtctgctgcttctcctttcaccatCCGGTCATAATCTGGGTGGGGTAAAAGGGGTAAACGAGAATCTGTAGCCTAGAAAGATCAGTTTCTTTTATCTATCAGACAAGGCTGTAATGGGTggcagagctatataaatctcaGGAATTAATAACATACAAATTtgctcccatatatatatatatatatatatatatatatatatatatatatcatctgtaTATTAGGAGttcattttgcaatatttacagtctaaaatcagcaaaaacattttttaaaattccaagCAAGATAAAAAGATGGCAGAGAGGGGATGATTGTGGATGGAGTCAGGAGGTCGGGGAGGGGATGATTATGAAGAAAGTGAGAAAAGACACAACAGAGATGGAGTCCATGGTAGATGTGGAATAGATGATGAGTATGATCTGATCATGGACCATTAAGGGAAAGAGGTAGGGAGGAGCTGACCTTGGTTGGGGAACAAAGGGAAAGATGACTCAACCTAAGCAGGGGATGTTAAAATGGTGATGAGAAGGAAAAGAGGAACCAGTGAAAGCGAAATAGGAGCCAAATAAACATCAGGCATAAATCTTCCTAAATTTTACTTATAACAACTCTTTGGTAAACTCCTGTAATTTCACTCACCTCTGTTTCCAGGTTGAACTCAGAGCAGGAAATGGGGGAGCTCGGTTTTGACTTCCCAAAATCCTTAAAGCTGCTGGAACGTTGCAGAGACaactaaaagaaatacaaatacatttatgtaaatgagAAATCACAAGCAGGAAATCCACagataaagaaaaggaagaacaTTGTGCAACCAATCAGAGTCAGGGATTTTCTCTAAATTTACAAGACCAAAGCAGATCAGGATAGTCATAACAAAGAGcggatgaaacaaaaaaaaaatggttttgagattacacaaaaattgtattaggGTTACAGGGACAATGTAAGGGGTTATGGAGGGGGTCTGCGTGGGGTTTGCAGTGAATGATAGCAGTCTGGGAACGTGGAGAATTAGTATTGGGGTTACAGGAAGtgtgttttggataaaataagaATTAGTGTTAGGTTTACGGAAAGGGTAAGTGTTGGAATTACAGTTTGGTGTAGGGTTAGAGGTAAGGTTAGTTTTGGAGGGGGGGTTTGCATGGGGGTTACAGGGACAATGTAAGGGGTTATGGAGGGGGTCTGCATGGGGTTTACAGGGAATTATAGCAGTCTgggaaagtggaagtgtgttttgGATAAAATGAATTAAAGAATTAGTGTTAGGCTTACGGAAAGGGTAAGTGTTAAGAAGAAGCATAGAAGTGCATAGAAGTTTGGTGTGGGGTTAGAAGTAAGGTTAATGTTGCAGGTAGGGGGTTTGCATGGGGGTTACAGGGAAAGAAAATGTTAGACCTTGAGTCTTATGGATAGAGTTACAGGGGGGGATAATATGAAGGTGACAGAGGGTGTGTTAGGGTTACAGTGAAGGGTAATGTAAGGTTATAGGTAGGATTACTCTTATAGGGATGATTTACATGGGGGTTACAGGGAAAGATAGTGTTATGGGCCCATGGAAAATTAGTACTGGGTTACAAGTAGCATGTAAAtcccaataaatattattattattgttaatattaatttgAAGGTAACAGAAAGgctgttagggttacagggaaggttaATATTACAAGGAAATATAATGTACATGGAGGATGAGTATTATAGTTATACAAAGTGTGGTATGGTTACATAAATACTTAGTGTTAGGGTTATGGGGAGGATAAATATTAAGACAACAGGGAGGGTAAGTGTTGGGGTCACATGGAGGGTTAAGTTTTTTTGTTAGCTAGAGTTAGGGGTTAAGGTTACAGGCAGGGTATGTTTTGGGGTTACATTAAGGGTTAGTGAGGGGTTACAGGTAAAGTTGGGGGTTAGGGTTACAAGGTGGGTAAGTGTTGGGGTTACATGGAGGGTTAGTCTAGGGTTACAGGTAGAATTAGTGTTATGATTACAGTGAAGGTTAATTGAGGTCTACGGAAGGTCTGGTGATGGGGTTAAAGAGGGTTTATTGTTGGGGTTAAAGTGAGGGTTACACGGAGGGTTAATTGAGATCTACAAGGGGGCAGGTGAGAGGGTTACAGGGGGTTTAGTGTTAGTTCAGAGTGAAAGGTACAGGGAAGTTTGGCGTTATGGagaaggttagtgttagggttacatggaAGGTTAGTATTAGATATAAGCTAATGTATCTTCCCATAATCCCTTGCTCCTGGAAGCCTTGATGTGTTGGCCCTTTAAGAAGCCCCGTACCCTCCGAACAGCCAAGTCTACAAACAACTAAAATTTTGTTTGGTTTCATTTACAGGAAAAGCATCTACAAGGGGCCACTTTCTGCTCCAACCATACGCAGCAGCAGCAGCTCTCGGTGGTGTGGTTTTTGTCTCTCCTTAGCTCAGGAAACCTCAGATTCTCAACATCTCAATACAATTTACTGATATGGTGCTTTAACCCCTCGCACGCTGCTTCCTGCACACGCATAGCTATGACAGGAAACGCGCTCACACCTGACTAGCACAGGAAGTGGCACCAAATGTGTCAAAGTTTGACTAAGCAGAGCAGCAGACCTTGTCTGGGGAAAAGacatttgcattgaaatttgggtaaaaaaagaaattcaccTCAACTGcatgaaatgtaaatgatttgtCTAGACAGTTTACAGGCTTCAGGTACAGAGCATGGACCTTCTGGAAAAACTACGCGTTTCGCCATACAAAATAAAAGCACCACTTTGGCTCATGGCCAAGATCACTGCACTCCAGGctacagtaaacatttattagaaCCAAAGGGATTTAGCCCTTACGCGTTTCACGCTACTAAAAGGCTTTCTCAGAGTTCAAAGAGCTGAATTCctattgttattttaaagtagcCAGGAGTAAGGTGCTCCTTGCATTGTATGCCATCTGGCCTGACTTGACGTCAACTCAAAAACAGCTAAACCACAAAGGTGAAGTTACCACTTGGGTCCAACACAGAAACTTATACTGTTCTGGGTAAATAAAGGCTTAAAACTTCGCAATACTACCTTTGTGCTGGACTGGCCTCATTCCAATGGTATTTCAGACAAATTTAGAACAGAAGGATTACCAGAAtggtatttatttaccttttttgtccATGACAACAGAAATATAAAGGCTTACGCATTTCGCTCTACTCTTAGTGCTTTATTAAAGTGTATGGAACCGTAGATAGATCACTCTATACATCTTTCTGTATATCTGCTGTGATTATGAAAGTGGTTACCAAAACTGCTACCATCCAGGGGCCCCTTGATTATTATGTCGACCACTGACTGGACATAATCCTCCTAAATAAGTCCTGGCAGGCAATACAGCTACTCCAAATTGGTATTAAATTAAAggtacaatgggtctgatttatccaagctctccaaaactggagacaatggactattatgggagaacctggctgatccatcaaacctagaattaattttcttttttattagttggcaaatgtttgaaattctggactagattcattccaggttttctggatcagccaggttctctcctgataatctattttctccagtctctgagagcTGTAATAAACTAGTCTTAATGTAACAAGACCAATAAGAGATATAAACAAACATAGCTCACTGCTAGGAGGACGATGGATGCAGACACTGGCTGACCATTGTAGTGCTGGGACCTTCAAATACTTCCTAGGTGATTTTGTGAATAATattgacttttatttataaagcacaaacatgTCACtcaattatacaataaatagatgCGCAGGTGGCAAACCTGTATAAATCCAaactatgacacaggaggagaagacctggaCCAATCTAGGAGGTGACGGGAATAGTATACAATAGATAGGGGGATGGGGAGTGCTGTCTAATTATTGATGGGTGGATAATGAGTAGAgaattttaaaaagatgttttgttttgGACTTTAAATATGTGGAGATGGGAGTAAGCCTGATTGGACAGGGGAGGGTATTCCAGAAAGTCTCTTGGAGtcatgcatgggaagaggttgtaggtgaggaagtcattaggtaTGTCTTTATGTATCAGGTTGGAAATATTGGTGAGATATTAGTTAATCAGAGAGGAATTGGAAGCCAATTGATGTTTGCTGAGAGGAGCAGCCAATGAAGAGTAGTGACAAGTAGACCGATAAGTCTAGCTGCACCATTCATGATGAATTGTAGAGGTGAGATTGATCTCATAGTGTCCTATCAGGAGATGTTGGCTTGTGATTTACCCCATAATCTAAAAGGATTGCCTTGATTTGAGGTAAGGTTTGgccaaaaagtttaaaagacTTTCCAAAAATTTGCAAAATCACTCTAAGCATTATTGGGAAATTCTGGCAAAGTGGCTTGTTATCGCCTCATTTGGGTAGCCATCTTTATTTTATCCAATTGTTGAAAGGGCTGTTTATGGCCCAATTTGCAGATTGTCTTTCAAATATCTTCTACAGTAAATGTTTACCCCCACCCCTCCCAATGATTGCCTCTCTAATATCACAtgattcattatatttatatatatatgggggtcACTGAAATACCCCGGAGCACCCTGCACCCCTCCCAATGATTGCCTCTCTAATATCACATGATTCATTATATTGAAATATGTGGGGGGTCACTGAAATACAAGAACCAACAACTAAGCTGTAATAAGCTGAAATGAGTCACAACATCCGTCAGCAAACCAGGaaacacaaaacaacacaaaaacatcaAAGACACTGCAGCAGAATTCTCTTTTCTGAATGCACAATTTAACCTTTGTGATAAAAGGGATTTTGTAATAAagggaataataaatatttaattctagtACTATACAAACACGAGGCCTCCATTGTGCACATAGTGTAAcggataaataaattatatatttttacaacatCTTTGCTTTCCATTTGCAGGCCCCAAATATCAGTGTAAATATTGCTTGGTTTGTATTCAGATTGTCTGCAGTCTGCATTCTAACTGCAGACAAGAAATGACAACAAAACACTTCTATTTGATGCAATTACCATATTGCCAGCCTCCATGAATTCTACAATGCAGCCATGTAATCCCTGGAGAGCACAAACTGCTACAAACAGACGCTTTATTATTGCGTGCAGCTATACTCTGCTGATACCCCGAGCCTGTGTGACCCCTGATGTGCAATTGTGGGGAGCAGAATGCACCTCCAGGGTAACCCAATGCCTTCCTTGTTCTCGCATGAGCTCCAAAGCTCTTCTGAGCTCAGATATCATCTCTGGAGCTGAATTCTGAGATTGTCTGCTTTTAGCAGTTTGTGATCTCTGTAGATTACATGAGTGCAGTGCAGCACTGACACCGTCATTTATGGCTTGTGGCAGTGCAGGCAGCAAATNNNNNNNNNNNNNNNNNNNNNNNNNNNNNNNNNNNNNNNNNNNNNNNNNNNNNNNNNNNNNNNNNNNNNNNNNNNNNNNNNNNNNNNNNNNNNNNNNNNNNNNNNNNNNNNNNNNNNNNNNNNNNNNNNNNNNNNNNNNNNNNNNNNNNNNNNNNNNNNNNNNNNNNNNNNNNNNNNNNNNNNNNNNNNTGAGCCTCAAATTGGGGTCTTCCATAGAGTGGGAATTACCATTTCTTGGAGAAATGCAAATTTCCCTGGAATTTCCCTGAAAATGGTAAATTACATTGTAGAGAATTGGCATAGTGGATTTTTTGTttggaataataaataaacttaaagaaaaacaaaacaaaaaaaaatctgctgcagaCAGAaagaagcatttcttcagtctcttctactgatcagactgcaacattgcaaCTTTGTAACAATTCACATGGTGAGAGGCTGTGTCAGACAAGAACTATACATGTGCCAGGATTTATATCTCAGTCCAGGAACTTGGTGATAACCATACTTGATCCCAGAATAAGATAAATTGGCAGCCATATCTGATCATTATATATTCAGGTATTTCCTTCTGCTTAGTAATTCTGCACACTGATTGGGTTTCACTGTTTCTCTCTATACATGTAAGCCTCTCTTTATTTTCTAACTGAAAAATACACTAATTATGGATTTTTCTCTCATCCCAGCAGTTGTTAAACAAAGATGTTGATTACACTGCCTACTATAGGTACACCTGCTATAGGGAGAATGCTAAACTGTATATACAATCCTATAAAATGAATATGGTACatcaaaaaacttaaaatatgaAAGTGACATCAAATATTTGAAGAATACCCTGTAGTTTCCAGAAGATCTTGGCTACAACACGAGATTTGTTCCTATCATTCAGGAAGAGGAAGAATTTTATGGTACATTTGGGGAATGGTGATGAGCCAACTGGTTCgcaaattttggtaaattggCAGATTGCAAATTGTTAATTCTCTTGACCATGTCCAGGTTGCTGACTAATATACGATTTGTTGACCCCAATTGGCCCAGTTTATGGATTTGTATAAATTAACTTCATGGATCTCTGCCAATCAGAGACTAACTTGgaaatattttgattaaaaatcAACCAATCACTCATTTACAGTCAATGGCCGAGGcttctcaccttttttttctgagTGGGGTCTTTGTCCGAAGCGTTGGAGGGCTTCCGTCTCAACATCTCCACCGGCTTGGCTGGACTCCTGAAGGCGGCGAGAAGTGATGGATTGTCTGCTTGGTTTCTTAGGACTGCTTGACTTGCTCAGAGTGCAGAAACTGTGACAGGAAATTGGGTCACATGACCTACCAAAAAACACAGCTTTGTGCTCCGGTTGGTTGCAGAATGGAGAGACGGAGGGGACCTGAGAATAAGGAAGGAAACCAAAGAGAATTAGCATGCAAATGAAGAGCGTGGGTCTGTGAGGCCAAGCAGAGAGACCATCAATAGTCCCAAAAGTAGGTGCATAACAAACCCAACAATACATTAATtaattgaatctgacattcaatagAACCTTTCAGTAGGCAGCTCAATGGGCTCACAACTTGAACATGAAAGagtaaaatatctttgtttttagttttttctggGCTCTG is drawn from Pyxicephalus adspersus chromosome Z, UCB_Pads_2.0, whole genome shotgun sequence and contains these coding sequences:
- the SASH3 gene encoding SAM and SH3 domain-containing protein 3, with the translated sequence MLRRKPSNASDKDPTQKKKLSLQRSSSFKDFGKSKPSSPISCSEFNLETEIPEDENTHTNEEGKTKAAKLGKKWRAVISRTMNRKSGKMMMKAMADEMGDTGEPGSLSPTSLDSSLDGSLPGKLSDLEDNQHTSVSRQTSTGSELYSPSYTYSNRDSINIENLPPPYTGPFCGKAKVHTDFTPSPYEKDSLKLTKGDIINIIEKPPVGTWTGMLNNKVGSFKFIYVEVLPQETETPKKVRTHGRSKQSQPKTLTELLERINMQEHIATLMLNGYQTIEDFKDLTASHLLELNITDQQHVVKLLTAAEILLDYDTASESEEGTGTSLANQDSHLPRDSGCYEGPDNLENSREESESTEENFQKLSLDDTIVKKLSETEHSGTEEVTT